Genomic window (Chryseobacterium bernardetii):
TTACGTCCTCAGAAAGAATCTTACTATGATCTAGCTGATCTGTCAGAGTATATCTAAATGTTGCTTCTGCAAATATAGCCCAAGTATGGTTAAATTTATACTTCAAACCTACACCAAATGGGATATGCATGGTAACTTTTTTTCCTAATGAATACTCGGTAGTTGTTTTAAAGTCTGTTTCATTAATTGGAGCCATAGCCACACCATCCGGATCTCTTCTAAAATCGTGAGCGAGATTAGCTTTAGGTGCTTCAAACATTAGGGCACCTACACCTCCAAAAATATATGGACTTACCATACTTACCTGTTCATTATTAACCGGAAAAAAATTATATTCAAACATTAAGCTTGCTTCATATACGTTATTTTTCCCGTATGCATTTCTATTTCTTCTATACTCTTCTTTCGCAGCTTTATCGCTAAACTGAATCTGGTTATACCCTAAATCCAATCTAACAGTTTGGTGCGGGTTAAAATTAAATCTATATAAAATACCACCATAAAACGGGATCCCCCAATCCGACATTCTATTTAAATCCAACGGCTTTTGTAAAATATAATTTGTACTTCCTACATCACCCACTAGGTTACTCATACCTAGACGAACCCCCAATTCGTTTCTTTGTGCTTTAACACTCACCACTCCAAGGAAGGCAAGGAAGCTAAACAATAATTTTTTATTCATAAAAGAATATGGATTTATGGTTATTTTAAAATTTAATTTTTGCAAATATAAAACATTTTTATATTAATGATAATCTTAATGTTTAGTTAAAAATAAACAAAAAAACATAATTTGTTATAAAGTAAACGGCAAAGTGGCAAAAATATTCTTTTTTTCATAGAATGAAAATACACAAAGTATGAAAAAACCCCCATCGAATGAGGGTTTAGGTCTCTATTTTTTATTAAACATTGTCTGCATTTTATTCCGTATCCTAATTAATAACGGTTCTCTATAATTTTTATCTTCATCAAAATACCCGTAGCCATAACCGTAGCCGTAGCCGTAACCATATCCGTACCCCTGTCTTGTATTATAGTCATTATAAATAAGTCCTAAATGTTCAATTTCATTATTCTGATATTTTTCAGTGATGAGCTTCATCATATATTTCTCGGTATATTCATGACGTACCACATAAATATTGGCATCGGAATATTTCATAATTTCATAAGAATCTGCTACCAACCCTACCGGTGGTGAATCTATGATAATAAAATCATATATTTCTTTAAGCTCCTGTATAAAATCAACGTTCCTCTGGCTCATCAGCAATTCTGAAGGGTTTGGAGGAATAGGTCCTGAAGTGGCAACATCCAGATTCGGGATTTTGGTGTGATTAATAATCTGATCAATTCCTACTTCTCCTGTAAGATAATTTGAAATACCATATTTATTATCAATCTTAAAATCGCCAAAGATTTTTGGCTTTCTAAGGTCCATTCCTAACAGAATTGTTTTTTTGTCGCTTAATCCCAATACGGAAGCCAGGTTAATGGAAACATAGGTTTTTCCTTCTCCTCCAACAGAAGAGGTTACTAAAATGACCTTACCTTTTCCATCTTCGTTATCCATCAGGAATCTCATATTAGCTCTGATTCCTCTAAAAGCTTCTGAAACTGATGATTTCGGCTGTTCTAAAACAGTAAGCATATTTTCACTGCTGTTATTTCCAATGACTCCAAGAAGTGGGATTCTTGTTACGCTTAACAGTTCTTTAATATTTCTGATCTTATTATCAAGCAGCTCACCTATCAGAATAAACAGGATAGGGATAAATAACATTATAGCTATTATTCCTGCTTTCGCCATTTTTATATTAGGGCTTATAGGTCCCTGCCCAAGATTCTTCGCGGGGTCAATTACACTGATATCAGACTGGTTGGTTGCCACATTTAAACGTGCCTCATTCTGTCTGTTTAAAAGACTGCTATATGTAGCTTCAATCATATTATACCCTCTTTCTGCATCCAGATACTTTCTTTCTTTTTCAGGATAAGACTGTAAATCGGAATTGGCATCTGCAACCTTCTGATCAATTTTATTGATCTCATCGTAATATTTGTTATAGTAATTCTTCAGACTGTTAAAAGAGCTGTTTTTAGCTTCATTAATCATTCTGTTTATTTCCTTCATTGGCTCGGATGCAGGCTTATAGATTGTAGCTAATTCTGATCTTTTTGCATACAGAGCCTTAAGCTCACTCACAGAAGCAGAGAACATTCCATCTTCGAAACCTGCCGCATTTGTAGCGATCATCTTATCAAAATTCTGTGACTGAAGTGTATTTCTGATCGTATTCAGTGAGGTGACTTTGCTTACAATATCTGCTTTTTTAGCTTCAAGATCTTTTATTGTTTCCAGAGACTTTTCATCTCTATCCTTAATGTTATAAAGTTTTTCTGTGGTTTTCAGATAATTCATAACATTTGCTGCAGAATCTAGTCTTTTACGGATCTTATCCAAACTTCCCTGCAGATAATCTGTGGTATTCTTATTAACGGTATTTTTATCTTCAAGTCTTTTTTTCTGAAGTTCAGCTACTGATTTATTAAGAAAGTTTACTGTGCTGTTAAGATTATAGCCTCTTTTATTGATGATCATAATGGTATTGATCTCTCTATCAAAGTTTACAGCTATAGTAGAAACAATATCATTAACTGTCTGGTTTATAGTCGTTAAATTAACAATAATATTATCTAACTTAATACTGGGAGTAATCGGATTCTGAACCAGCTTGAATCTTAAGTTCGGAGAGTTATACCATTCATTTACTCTAATAACTTTGTTTGCCGGTCTGCTGTAGGCATTAATATTTTGAAAACCTTCTGCTTCATAACTGTACAAACTTGTAGCCTGCCCTTCTTCCGGCAGCACCACTTCATAAGCACCATTTCCTTTTGGCTGTAATGTAATCGGATAATTTACCTGTTGAAGATGTTTTCTGTCGATTTCAAGAAAAACCGGGGAATCATCTTTATCTAAATAAGTAGATTTTATAAATCCTTTGGTAGAATAATTTACAAACAGATCCAATTCTTTAACCAGATATTCATTGTGAGATCTGGAAAGGAGCATTTTTTTCAGATAAATTCCATCCTGATTTCCTCCTTGTCCCCAAATGAAGTTAATTGACTGATTAGGGCTGAAATAACTCGAAGTATTATTGGAAATACTCAGGGATAGATCTGAAGAATATACATTCTGTGCATAATATTTGCTATATGCCCAAGAAATGGCATAACCGATAAGGAACATAAAAGCAAACCAATACCAGTTCTTAAGTATCCTTCTTAAAAAATGCTCAATATCAAACAATGCAAAAG
Coding sequences:
- a CDS encoding exopolysaccharide transport family protein; protein product: MIPGKDTKVGKSETPKEKYGTFALFDIEHFLRRILKNWYWFAFMFLIGYAISWAYSKYYAQNVYSSDLSLSISNNTSSYFSPNQSINFIWGQGGNQDGIYLKKMLLSRSHNEYLVKELDLFVNYSTKGFIKSTYLDKDDSPVFLEIDRKHLQQVNYPITLQPKGNGAYEVVLPEEGQATSLYSYEAEGFQNINAYSRPANKVIRVNEWYNSPNLRFKLVQNPITPSIKLDNIIVNLTTINQTVNDIVSTIAVNFDREINTIMIINKRGYNLNSTVNFLNKSVAELQKKRLEDKNTVNKNTTDYLQGSLDKIRKRLDSAANVMNYLKTTEKLYNIKDRDEKSLETIKDLEAKKADIVSKVTSLNTIRNTLQSQNFDKMIATNAAGFEDGMFSASVSELKALYAKRSELATIYKPASEPMKEINRMINEAKNSSFNSLKNYYNKYYDEINKIDQKVADANSDLQSYPEKERKYLDAERGYNMIEATYSSLLNRQNEARLNVATNQSDISVIDPAKNLGQGPISPNIKMAKAGIIAIMLFIPILFILIGELLDNKIRNIKELLSVTRIPLLGVIGNNSSENMLTVLEQPKSSVSEAFRGIRANMRFLMDNEDGKGKVILVTSSVGGEGKTYVSINLASVLGLSDKKTILLGMDLRKPKIFGDFKIDNKYGISNYLTGEVGIDQIINHTKIPNLDVATSGPIPPNPSELLMSQRNVDFIQELKEIYDFIIIDSPPVGLVADSYEIMKYSDANIYVVRHEYTEKYMMKLITEKYQNNEIEHLGLIYNDYNTRQGYGYGYGYGYGYGYGYFDEDKNYREPLLIRIRNKMQTMFNKK
- the porG gene encoding type IX secretion system protein PorG translates to MNKKLLFSFLAFLGVVSVKAQRNELGVRLGMSNLVGDVGSTNYILQKPLDLNRMSDWGIPFYGGILYRFNFNPHQTVRLDLGYNQIQFSDKAAKEEYRRNRNAYGKNNVYEASLMFEYNFFPVNNEQVSMVSPYIFGGVGALMFEAPKANLAHDFRRDPDGVAMAPINETDFKTTTEYSLGKKVTMHIPFGVGLKYKFNHTWAIFAEATFRYTLTDQLDHSKILSEDVKSSFNADILDPATGGSLLQSGNYYAVAKEREAEFIKKRNIGDDRSKDWLNTFSLGLTFSFGRPPCYCD